The following proteins are encoded in a genomic region of Pelodictyon phaeoclathratiforme BU-1:
- a CDS encoding toll/interleukin-1 receptor domain-containing protein: protein MREEIGQSQFLIVICSPDSAKSEWVEMEVSHFLTLRGHEFVIPVIIKGTPYAKDAVDECLPLSLLRTEVDLLGISFAGQSKEQVLLKTVSALLDIKYDSLYDRHRRRQRRQRMVAATVATVMFVIVLTAALFSIMQWNRAEQRRAEAEQLLNYLLLDLHPKLQQFGRLDILESVAEQSREYIDYISTDVRDPIDAIQAISLRRNMAEVYQSVGKLENAETLHLKNISVLKKLEQIDPKVGIIHLLKGEEHQALASIRKTEGRFQDALHETPMKEKLK from the coding sequence TTGAGAGAAGAGATTGGCCAGTCGCAGTTTCTTATTGTCATATGCTCGCCTGACAGCGCGAAATCGGAATGGGTCGAAATGGAAGTGAGTCATTTTCTGACCCTTCGTGGCCATGAGTTTGTGATTCCGGTGATCATCAAGGGAACCCCTTACGCCAAGGACGCAGTAGACGAATGTCTGCCGCTATCCCTGTTGCGCACTGAAGTCGACCTCCTCGGTATTTCGTTTGCCGGACAATCGAAAGAACAAGTGCTCCTCAAAACGGTCTCTGCCTTGCTGGATATCAAGTACGACTCGCTTTATGATCGGCACCGCCGGCGACAGCGCCGACAAAGGATGGTTGCTGCAACTGTCGCAACCGTTATGTTTGTCATCGTGCTAACGGCTGCTCTATTCAGTATTATGCAATGGAATCGGGCGGAGCAGCGTCGCGCCGAGGCAGAGCAGCTCCTCAATTATTTGCTTTTGGACCTTCACCCTAAACTGCAGCAATTTGGACGTCTGGATATCCTGGAGAGCGTCGCGGAGCAATCACGCGAGTACATTGATTATATTTCCACGGATGTCAGGGATCCCATTGACGCTATTCAGGCGATTTCGTTACGCAGAAACATGGCTGAAGTGTATCAGAGTGTCGGCAAGCTCGAGAACGCTGAAACCTTACACCTGAAGAATATTTCTGTACTTAAGAAATTGGAACAGATTGATCCAAAGGTGGGGATTATCCATCTTCTCAAAGGAGAAGAGCATCAGGCTTTGGCCAGTATCCGAAAAACAGAGGGTCGATTTCAGGATGCATTGCATGAGACACCCATGAAAGAAAAACTCAAATAA
- a CDS encoding DeoR/GlpR family DNA-binding transcription regulator, protein MTKDSSWATAALLKAKLTPHAQTLFATRSLHYHEEKEHIAEQFAQLLLRRCKRLIEDRDEPARVLLIMDAGTTLYPFFENIGRECVRSYNNRESWVDHFSIVTNNLAGIDSLMEHACISRESRYAPLAVECHCLPGHPMPIFSGVAGIKTIHAIKSLRTDYANHEFDRIDNVSATTTDVHRRLLIIILTTGNWLRIRRHDPPCPVPLARTSEHFQVKQELINICDEAYIIAPLGKVLFNCAPNEINNALGYDDTQASPDKEPYSEITVTDDQAKRIKLVTTSRIERRLLFPLSQKLKAVLEYVEAHNYDDVINKPIEVMPHVFIPFDRLPNNRWLELEEEFPHRNTRGESFLERFYDIHISNWSAHHGTEENV, encoded by the coding sequence TTGACAAAAGATTCCAGTTGGGCTACTGCTGCATTGCTTAAGGCGAAACTTACTCCGCACGCTCAAACACTGTTTGCCACACGCAGTTTGCACTATCATGAAGAAAAGGAACACATTGCAGAACAATTTGCTCAACTGCTATTGCGACGCTGTAAAAGATTAATTGAGGATCGCGATGAGCCAGCTAGAGTGTTGCTTATAATGGACGCAGGAACGACGCTATATCCATTTTTTGAAAACATTGGACGCGAGTGTGTTCGCAGTTATAACAATAGAGAAAGTTGGGTTGATCACTTTTCCATTGTAACCAATAATTTAGCAGGAATTGACTCACTTATGGAGCACGCATGTATTTCACGTGAAAGCAGATATGCCCCACTCGCCGTCGAATGTCATTGTCTGCCGGGTCACCCAATGCCAATCTTTTCCGGCGTTGCAGGTATTAAGACGATTCATGCAATAAAATCACTGCGTACAGATTATGCTAACCACGAATTTGATAGGATTGACAATGTGAGTGCAACAACCACAGACGTACATAGAAGGCTTTTGATAATTATTTTGACAACGGGTAATTGGCTTCGCATCAGACGTCATGATCCTCCATGTCCGGTACCATTGGCACGCACATCAGAACATTTTCAGGTTAAGCAAGAGTTGATAAATATATGTGACGAAGCTTATATTATTGCCCCACTTGGAAAGGTTTTATTTAATTGTGCTCCCAATGAAATTAATAATGCGCTTGGTTATGATGATACACAGGCATCCCCAGATAAGGAGCCATATTCCGAAATCACCGTCACCGACGATCAGGCGAAACGCATTAAGCTAGTTACCACCTCACGAATTGAGCGCAGGCTGTTATTTCCTCTTAGCCAAAAGCTTAAGGCTGTATTGGAATATGTTGAAGCACACAACTATGATGATGTTATTAATAAGCCTATTGAAGTCATGCCTCACGTATTCATTCCTTTTGATCGGCTACCGAATAATAGATGGCTGGAGTTAGAGGAAGAATTTCCTCATAGAAATACCAGGGGGGAATCATTTTTGGAAAGGTTCTATGATATCCATATTTCAAATTGGTCGGCGCATCATGGTACCGAAGAGAATGTGTAG
- a CDS encoding DUF1016 N-terminal domain-containing protein yields MATPALFSLSFEQLVAAIGQVHAELAAQASRAVNTSLTLRNWLIGCYISEYELRGADRARYGDKIIEQLSERLMLAGVSRSEARELRRYRKFYLTYPSIRESLSPELISKLLPFATTVNFRESLSPESGVAPDELLSRISFSHFAELLRCEDATKRSFYEVESIQGSWTVRELKRQIHSLYYERSGLSRDKQKLSRLTHQQAERQGPLLDIRDPYLFEFLGLKSKEVMGESRLEDLLIDKF; encoded by the coding sequence ATGGCAACTCCTGCGTTATTTTCATTGTCGTTCGAGCAACTTGTTGCTGCTATCGGGCAGGTTCATGCTGAACTGGCGGCACAAGCTTCCCGGGCGGTTAACACCAGCCTGACGCTTCGCAACTGGCTTATCGGTTGCTATATCTCCGAGTACGAGTTGCGGGGGGCCGATCGCGCCCGATATGGGGACAAAATTATTGAGCAGTTATCTGAACGGTTGATGCTGGCGGGTGTCAGCCGGTCAGAAGCACGGGAACTGAGGCGATACCGTAAATTTTATTTGACTTACCCTTCAATTCGGGAGTCGCTGTCTCCCGAATTGATAAGCAAGCTTTTGCCATTCGCGACCACGGTCAACTTTCGGGAGTCACTGTCTCCCGAATCGGGGGTTGCGCCCGATGAACTGTTGAGCAGGATTTCGTTCAGTCATTTTGCTGAACTGCTGCGATGTGAAGATGCGACCAAACGTAGCTTTTATGAGGTAGAGTCTATTCAGGGAAGCTGGACGGTGCGTGAGCTGAAACGGCAGATTCACAGTCTCTACTATGAACGCTCCGGCCTTTCCCGCGACAAGCAAAAGCTTTCGAGGCTTACTCACCAGCAGGCAGAGCGGCAAGGCCCTCTCCTTGATATCCGCGATCCCTATTTGTTTGAATTTCTCGGGCTGAAATCCAAAGAGGTCATGGGAGAGTCGCGGCTCGAAGATCTGCTTATCGACAAGTTTTAA
- a CDS encoding PDDEXK nuclease domain-containing protein, whose product MIGDKYYFVDLVFYHRILKCHVLVELKLAEFSHENIGQLNTYVSWYRKCMMREDDNPPIGILLCTHKNHSLVEFALAGIDNQLFVSKYLLELPKKEEMQRFIEEQLAAGDGGSADHQQTLGMESSDDKGGN is encoded by the coding sequence TTGATCGGCGATAAGTACTACTTTGTCGATCTGGTTTTTTATCATCGTATTCTGAAATGCCATGTGCTGGTTGAGCTGAAACTTGCCGAGTTCAGCCATGAAAACATTGGTCAGCTCAATACCTATGTGAGCTGGTACAGAAAGTGTATGATGCGTGAAGATGACAATCCACCCATAGGAATTCTTTTGTGTACTCATAAGAACCACTCTCTGGTTGAATTTGCTTTGGCAGGAATTGATAATCAGCTTTTTGTCTCCAAGTATCTGCTGGAGCTGCCAAAGAAAGAGGAGATGCAGCGTTTCATTGAGGAGCAACTGGCAGCGGGAGATGGTGGCAGTGCAGATCACCAGCAAACGCTAGGAATGGAATCCTCAGATGACAAGGGAGGTAACTGA
- a CDS encoding HNH endonuclease family protein: MIHVDAQTEPDSFNSNVRQKGLARLIEKNIPLDKPLPPKTDVEPYWRFCLDDLHTTYNGCCAYLAVFFERVTGGGSVDHFIAKSKRADLAYEWSNYRLTCSRMNSRKREYDDVLDPFEIENGWFRLEPITGRIYPNPILTPDQQRTVQASIERLNLDDAGCREIRARHYQDYCEGEYTAEFLRKRSPFVWLEAQRQGLL; this comes from the coding sequence ATGATTCATGTTGATGCACAAACCGAGCCAGATTCGTTCAATTCGAATGTCCGGCAAAAGGGACTTGCTCGGCTCATAGAAAAGAACATTCCTCTTGATAAACCGCTACCGCCAAAAACTGATGTTGAGCCTTATTGGCGCTTCTGCCTTGATGATTTGCATACAACTTATAACGGTTGCTGTGCTTATTTAGCTGTTTTTTTCGAGCGGGTCACAGGAGGTGGTTCAGTCGATCATTTCATTGCTAAATCAAAACGGGCTGATTTGGCTTACGAGTGGAGTAATTACCGCCTTACGTGTTCTCGCATGAATAGTCGCAAACGAGAATACGACGATGTACTTGATCCTTTCGAGATAGAAAATGGCTGGTTCCGTCTTGAACCTATTACTGGACGAATTTATCCCAATCCAATATTAACGCCTGATCAGCAGAGAACCGTTCAGGCTTCGATAGAACGACTGAATTTGGATGATGCTGGATGTCGGGAGATACGAGCTCGGCATTATCAAGATTATTGTGAAGGTGAATACACCGCCGAGTTTTTAAGGAAACGTTCCCCTTTCGTATGGTTGGAGGCCCAGCGTCAGGGGTTGCTATAA
- a CDS encoding AAA family ATPase, translating to MIKHLKMTNVGPAPKMELEFGKRLNVITGDNGLGKSFLLDIAWWAMTRKWPAELNPKLTSGKVALPTDKKHEAEIDFSFSAVSKTKGFISTFEPRGQSWTVQKGRPANPGLVFYAMADGSFAVWDPARNYWKSKNPDENKERPAAYVFSPKDVWDGLQNQDGTWLCNGLIRDWAGWQKEKGRAFESLISVLDVLSPSSTEKIVTGSLTRISLDDVRDMPTLKMPYDQEVAVVHASSGMRRIISLAYFLVWCWEEHVKAKELLGEEPETNTVFLIDEVESHLHPKWQRTVIPSLMKVIKQLTKSPDILLIDDTDPVHPHHTLMISDVQLIAVTHSPLIMASVEPLFDENQDAWFDLDLVGNNVELTHRQFVRQGDVRSWLTSEAFNLKSGYSIEAETVLEEAALALSNEQFSKDDALSLEQRLRAVLSDTDPFWMRWRFVAEKKGWSL from the coding sequence ATGATTAAACATCTTAAAATGACCAATGTCGGACCGGCTCCAAAGATGGAACTTGAGTTCGGCAAAAGACTGAATGTAATTACAGGTGATAACGGCTTGGGTAAAAGCTTTTTGCTGGATATTGCCTGGTGGGCTATGACCCGAAAATGGCCAGCCGAATTGAACCCCAAACTTACCTCTGGCAAAGTAGCTTTGCCTACAGATAAAAAGCATGAAGCCGAAATCGATTTTTCGTTTTCGGCGGTATCGAAAACAAAGGGCTTTATCAGCACATTTGAGCCGCGAGGACAAAGCTGGACAGTCCAGAAAGGTCGTCCGGCAAACCCCGGACTGGTCTTTTATGCGATGGCTGATGGTAGCTTTGCTGTTTGGGACCCGGCACGGAACTACTGGAAATCGAAAAACCCTGACGAAAACAAGGAACGACCTGCCGCTTACGTTTTTAGTCCGAAAGATGTGTGGGATGGACTGCAAAATCAAGATGGCACGTGGCTTTGCAATGGTTTAATTCGGGATTGGGCTGGCTGGCAAAAGGAAAAGGGAAGAGCCTTTGAGTCTCTGATCTCTGTACTTGATGTTTTGTCACCATCCTCGACTGAAAAAATTGTAACGGGATCGTTAACACGCATTAGCCTGGACGATGTAAGGGATATGCCTACATTGAAAATGCCGTATGACCAAGAAGTGGCAGTCGTCCATGCCTCATCAGGTATGCGTCGAATTATTTCGCTTGCCTATTTTCTTGTCTGGTGCTGGGAAGAGCATGTAAAGGCCAAAGAGTTATTGGGCGAGGAACCTGAGACGAATACAGTTTTTCTGATTGATGAAGTCGAGTCGCACCTGCATCCCAAATGGCAGCGGACGGTTATTCCTTCCTTGATGAAGGTGATAAAGCAATTGACCAAGTCCCCTGACATCCTATTGATAGACGATACCGATCCCGTGCATCCCCATCATACACTGATGATATCCGATGTTCAACTGATAGCCGTAACTCATTCCCCTTTGATCATGGCTTCTGTGGAACCCCTGTTTGACGAAAATCAAGATGCTTGGTTTGACCTTGATCTGGTCGGTAACAACGTTGAACTCACACACAGACAGTTTGTCCGGCAAGGTGATGTCCGCAGTTGGCTCACCAGTGAGGCGTTTAACCTTAAATCCGGCTATTCGATTGAAGCTGAAACAGTTCTGGAAGAAGCCGCTTTGGCGTTAAGTAACGAACAGTTCAGTAAAGACGACGCTCTCTCACTGGAGCAGCGTTTGCGGGCAGTTCTCTCTGATACTGATCCATTCTGGATGCGCTGGCGGTTTGTGGCTGAAAAGAAAGGATGGTCGTTATGA